The Fodinibius salicampi DNA segment AGCTACAAAATTTTTACCAGCAGGATCCCGCTTCCTATATTACAGTATCCTGATAACTTTTTTCCTGCAAAAGCTAGCGAAGCGGAGCATTGGCGCTTAATTCCGGACTATTTTTCAGGGTTTGAAAAACCACGCAATATCGCTCGGTTAGCTCAATTAACTTTTCAACCTTCTTGGGAGGTGCATCTGTATCCAGATCAAAAGTCATGTTTATGGATTTGAATCCCACCGGTGATTCGCGCGATACGCCCAGCGTTCCCCGAAAATCCAGCAGACCTTCGGCTTTTACCGTACCTTTGTGAATCGTGATATCCATAGCCGTAGCTACCGACTTTAATGTAACACCGG contains these protein-coding regions:
- a CDS encoding OsmC family protein; the protein is MDSKELRELQRPLKEEYQENPQKAEVVLHAEGEVGSDDISCKVETDAGIAEAGLHPATGGDGSQACSGDMLLEALVACAGVTLKSVATAMDITIHKGTVKAEGLLDFRGTLGVSRESPVGFKSINMTFDLDTDAPPKKVEKLIELTERYCVVFQTLKNSPELSANAPLR